A genomic region of Desulfobacterales bacterium contains the following coding sequences:
- the clpP gene encoding ATP-dependent Clp endopeptidase proteolytic subunit ClpP: protein MPLIPMVIEQSSRGERAYDIYSRLLKDRIIFLGTAMNDEIANLIIAQLLFLESEDPDKDINFYVNSPGGLVTAGLAVYDTMQYIKPDITTVCIGQAASMGAVLLAAGTHGKRYSLPNSRILIHQPMGGFQGQASDIEIQAKEILRMKDRLNQILVEHTGKKIEEIQKDTDRDFFMSGGEAKVYGIVDHVIANRDDLDNLEDSESDNA, encoded by the coding sequence GTGCCACTGATACCGATGGTGATTGAGCAAAGCAGCCGGGGTGAGCGAGCGTACGATATCTATTCGCGGCTCCTTAAAGACCGTATCATCTTTCTCGGAACAGCGATGAACGATGAAATTGCCAATCTCATTATTGCCCAACTGTTATTTTTGGAATCTGAAGATCCGGATAAAGACATTAATTTTTACGTAAATTCGCCTGGCGGTCTGGTGACAGCCGGTCTGGCGGTTTACGATACCATGCAGTACATTAAACCGGATATTACAACGGTTTGCATCGGCCAGGCTGCCAGTATGGGAGCGGTTTTGCTGGCAGCTGGAACGCACGGAAAACGGTACTCTTTGCCGAATTCAAGGATTCTGATCCACCAGCCCATGGGTGGTTTTCAAGGGCAGGCATCAGACATTGAAATTCAGGCCAAAGAGATCTTGAGAATGAAAGACCGCTTGAATCAAATTCTGGTCGAGCATACCGGTAAAAAAATCGAAGAGATTCAAAAAGATACTGATCGAGATTTTTTCATGTCAGGTGGGGAAGCAAAGGTCTATGGTATCGTTGACCATGTCATTGCCAACCGTGATGATCTTGATAATTTAGAAGATTCGGAGAGCGATAATGCCTAA